The genomic segment ATGGTAATGTATCAGGATTGTTAGACGTATTTTCCGTTAGAAGCCATTGGCGGGGTGTAAAGGATTGCTCGGTGACGCTGTTTTGTCCTACCTCTGCATCCCTTCCCTCATCTTTATACATTCTTTGTCTTAAAGGAGTCGTGAGATGAAAGTTTCTGTGTATATCGCAACCAGCTTGGATGGATATATTGCCCGGGCCGATGGAGATATCTCCTGGCTCAGGGAGGCAGGTAGTTCTGCCGGTCAGGAAGATTATGGCTATGGAGAGTTCTTTCGCTCGGTGGACTGTATGATACTGGGGAGAAAGAGCTTTGAAACGGTCCTGAGCTTTCCCACCTGGCCCTATACCGGCAAACGGGTAATTGTCCTGACCAAGACCTTGGAGGAGATCCCTGCCCGGGTACGGGGAAGGGTTGAACTCTATTCAGGCTTGATGAAAGAACTGGTGGCCAGCTTGGAGGCAGAGGGATGCAGGCGTATTTATATAGATGGTGGCAAAATTATCCGCTCCTTTCTGCGAAAAAATCTCCTTACCGATATTACCATAACAAGAATTCCCCTCCTTCTCGGTGAAGGCATTCGTCTCTTTGGCGAGACCGGCTACGATATTAAGCTTAGACATATAAAAACAAAGTCTTATGAAAGTGGCTTTGTTAAGTCGACCTATGAGTTTGCCCTGCAGTAATTGTTTAAAAGTGTTTATATAACTTTGTCAGCTATTTTTAGCTATAAAGATGACCTGTTAATGGCCATATCCGCAGAATTGTCTTTGCACTGTTATTTGTTGGCGACTTTATCCTTTCTCTCTCCTCACCTTTGCCAAAAGCGGCAGAAATATTAGGCTCCAGTTAGCAAAAAAAAGGTCAATCTGCGTCTCTAATGTCAATTGATTGACCTTAGGCAAAACTGTTCTAGCAGAGCTTATTTTGGTTCATTTTCTACGGATTATGGACTTTTTGTCAGCAAATAATTTGTTTTATTGCTTTTTTAGGAGAAAAAAAGGCTAGGGAGTTGCCGCTTAAGACAACAGTAGAATTGTCTCTTTTGGTTATGTTTTGCCGAAGATTGTTCTGTTTTATGCCTGCTCTTCTAGCTCTACCCGAGGGCTTCTAACATGCAAAATAAATGGATTTTAACTTTTTCTTATTGTATTTAAGTAAATTGAGCCTGCAACAGTACTACCTAACTTAAGTTAAATAGCCCTAAGGATCTTCACAGAGGCCTAATAAGTTTTTTTTATTGAAAGCATAAAAAATAATAATTTAGCTTGTGCTCGGCCTCTCAGGTTTATATAGTGCATCAAATTTTTACATAGTATGTATCAAAATTATACATGCAAGAGGACATTTAGGTTTGGAGAGAAAATCTTTTTAGGTCTTTTTGCTGGTTGAGCAAACTGTTAAGTCAATGAGGGAGAGGAGAATACATGGATTTCTTGGAAACTTTTGGGGTAGTTGTCGCAAAACTTAACTCTTTTGTCTGGGGGCCGCCAATGCTTATCATGTTGGTGGGTACCGGTTGTTGGCTAACCTACAACCTTCGCGGCATTCAGTTCCGACAGCTCGGCCACTCTCTCTGGCTTGCCTTTGTAAAGCGTAAGGAAGATACCGATGAGCCGGGTGATATCAGTCACTTTCAGGCCCTGATGACAGCCTTGGCCGCAACCGTTGGTACCGGTAATATTGCCGGTGTTGCCACGGCTATTGCCATTGGTGGTCCCGGAGCCCTTTTTTGGATGTGGATGAGTGCCCTGGTCGGTATGGCAACGAAGTACGCTGAGGCCATCCTTGCAGTAAAATATCGTGTCCAAGATGAAAATGGTGAAATGTGTGGTGGCCCAATGTACTACATTGCCCGTGGTTTGAAGAAGCCATGGCTTGGTGCAATTTTTGCGGCCCTTGCCGCAATTACCGCCCTGGGTACCGGGAATATGGTTCAGTCCAACTCCATCGCCGATGTCCTTGAGGCAACCTGCAGTATCCCACCCATGTACACCGGTATCGCTCTGATGATATTTACAGCCCTTGTTGTTTTGGGTGGTATTAAGGCTATTGGTCGGGTAACCAGTGTAATCATTCCGGTTATGATCGTCTTCTACGTCAGTGGTGCTCTTTACATCCTCTTTACTCATATGTCAGAGGTACCAGCTGCCTTCGCCCTCATCTTTACCCAGGCCTTCAATCCAACCGCAGCAACCGGTGGTTTTGTCGGGGCAACTGTGATGATGGCCATCCGCTTTGGTATCGCCCGTGGTGTTTTCTCCAACGAGTCCGGTTTAGGAACTGCTCCAATTGCAGCTGCAGCTGCTAAGACCAAGTCACCTGCAACTCAGGCACTTGTCTCCATGACCCAAACCTTTATTGATACTATCATTGTCTGTACCATGACAGGTTTGATTTTGATTATTTCGGGCGCCTGGTCAAGTGGGCTTACCGGCGCCGAGCTGACCGCCAAGGCCTTTGCTCTGGGGATGCCCGGTGGCCAGTGGGTTGTAACCATAGGCCTCCTCTTCTTTGCCTATTCAACCATTCTTGGTTGGTGCTACTATGGCGAAAAGTCAATGGAGTTTCTCTTTGGCCGTAAGTCTGTTACCCCATATCGTTTAGTCTTTGTTGTCTTTGTCGGTATTGGTTCTGTGGCCAGGCTTGATATTGTCTGGGGTATTTCCGATGCTTTTAACGGTCTTATGGCATTGCCGAACTTAATTGGTCTTCTCTTCCTGACTCCGGTAGTTGTTTCTGAAACTAA from the Desulfotalea psychrophila LSv54 genome contains:
- a CDS encoding dihydrofolate reductase family protein, which gives rise to MKVSVYIATSLDGYIARADGDISWLREAGSSAGQEDYGYGEFFRSVDCMILGRKSFETVLSFPTWPYTGKRVIVLTKTLEEIPARVRGRVELYSGLMKELVASLEAEGCRRIYIDGGKIIRSFLRKNLLTDITITRIPLLLGEGIRLFGETGYDIKLRHIKTKSYESGFVKSTYEFALQ
- a CDS encoding alanine/glycine:cation symporter family protein codes for the protein MDFLETFGVVVAKLNSFVWGPPMLIMLVGTGCWLTYNLRGIQFRQLGHSLWLAFVKRKEDTDEPGDISHFQALMTALAATVGTGNIAGVATAIAIGGPGALFWMWMSALVGMATKYAEAILAVKYRVQDENGEMCGGPMYYIARGLKKPWLGAIFAALAAITALGTGNMVQSNSIADVLEATCSIPPMYTGIALMIFTALVVLGGIKAIGRVTSVIIPVMIVFYVSGALYILFTHMSEVPAAFALIFTQAFNPTAATGGFVGATVMMAIRFGIARGVFSNESGLGTAPIAAAAAKTKSPATQALVSMTQTFIDTIIVCTMTGLILIISGAWSSGLTGAELTAKAFALGMPGGQWVVTIGLLFFAYSTILGWCYYGEKSMEFLFGRKSVTPYRLVFVVFVGIGSVARLDIVWGISDAFNGLMALPNLIGLLFLTPVVVSETKKYFGDKL